The following proteins come from a genomic window of Salvia hispanica cultivar TCC Black 2014 chromosome 4, UniMelb_Shisp_WGS_1.0, whole genome shotgun sequence:
- the LOC125224364 gene encoding protein trichome berefringence-like 7 gives MSAVIYRLYWDFCSYLRPMLKRVLKFSKMLAGNYSKSSMFQSVTAIFMFGSILCFIVVMGSSYFYMFPSSETVVDTGRSRDGNNISKECNVFDGKWVVDDSYPLYNASDCPFVEHGFDCVGNGRKDRDYLKWRWKPRNCEIPRFDVGAALKYLRGKRVVFVGDSLSRTQWESMVCMLMSGVEDKRFVYEANGNEITKQIRHLSVRFETFSLTVEFYRSVFLVQPGAAPKHSPKRVKAVLKLDQMDDISSEWIDSDILIFNSGHWWTRTKLFELGWYFQNGGRTKFGMPISNGFKIALATWKSWVEKVVNPNKTRVFFRTFESSHWSSGSRQNCKVTRLPTFKAKGKQRSSVSDAIIKTMNNVSVPVKLLHVTQMGASRSDAHVGSWSDNPSVPDCSHWCLPGLPDVWNELLFSFLLSK, from the exons ATGAGTGCCGTCATATATAGATTGTACTGGGATTTCTGTAGCTACTTGAGGCCAATGTTGAAAAGGGTTCTCAAATTCAGCAAGATGTTAGCTGGGAATTACAGCAAAAGCTCCATGTTTCAGTCTGTTACTGCCATTTTCATGTTTGGTTCCATTCTATGCTTCATTGTGGTGATGGGATCTAGCTATTTTTACATGTTTCCATCTTCTGAAACTGTAGTTGATACTGGTAGAAGTAGAGATGGTAATAATATTAGCAAGGAATGCAATGTGTTTGATGGGAAATGGGTGGTGGATGATAGTTATCCATTGTATAATGCATCAGATTGCCCTTTTGTAGAGCATGGTTTTGATTGTGTGGGTAATGGGAGGAAAGATAGGGATTATCTGAAGTGGAGGTGGAAGCCTAGGAACTGTGAGATTCCTAGATTTGATGTGGGTGCCGCGTTGAAGTATCTGCGCGGGAAGAGGGTGGTTTTCGTAGGGGATTCGCTGAGTAGGACTCAATGGGAGTCTATGGTGTGTATGCTGATGAGTGGTGTTGAGGATAAGAGGTTTGTGTATGAGGCCAATGGAAATGAGATCACAAAGCAGATTAGGCATTTGAGTGTCAGGTTTGAGACGTTTAGTCTCACTGTCGAGTTCTATCGCTCTGTGTTCCTAGTGCAGCCGGGCGCAGCGCCCAAGCACTCTCCGAAGAGAGTGAAGGCTGTGCTGAAACTGGACCAGATGGATGATATTAGCAGTGAATGGATTGATTCGGATATTCTCATTTTCAATTCGGGGCATTGGTGGACGCGTACAAAACTGTTTGAACT TGGCTGGTATTTTCAGAATGGTGGAAGGACGAAGTTCGGGATGCCAATAAGTAATGGCTTCAAGATCGCATTAGCCACTTGGAAATCTTGGGTAGAGAAGGTGGTGAACCCCAACAAGACTCGGGTTTTTTTCCGGACCTTTGAATCCTCTCATTGGAG TAGCGGATCGCGTCAGAATTGCAAAGTAACAAGGCTGCCTACTTTCAAAGCTAAAGGGAAACAGAGGAGTTCAGTATCTGATGCAATAATCAAAACTATGAATAACGTGTCTGTCCCCGTAAAATTGCTGCACGTTACTCAGATGGGCGCCTCTCGGAGTGATGCACATGTGGGTTCATGGAGTGATAATCCATCCGTTCCTGACTGCAGCCATTGGTGCCTCCCTGGGTTGCCAGATGTGTGGAACGAGCTCCTCTTCTCGTTTCTCCTCTCGAAGTAA
- the LOC125217748 gene encoding serine carboxypeptidase-like 42 isoform X2, whose product MWWLAAAVVLGLVAGGGYAFPEEDLVVKLPGQPPVKFRQYAGYVDVDVKNGRSLFYYFVEAADDPHHKPLTLWLNGGPGCSSMGGGAFTELGPFFPRGDGRSLRVNSKSWNKASNLLFVESPAGVGWSYSNTSSDYKCGDASTAMDMHMFMMGWYTKFPMFRTRDLFLTGESYAGHYIPQLAIALLDHNEHSKDFKFNIKGVAIGNPLLRLDRDVPATYEFFWSHGMISDEVGLAIMNDCEFDDYTFASPHNVSKSCNEAISEAVEIVGDYINSYDVILDVCYPSIVEQELRLKKLATKISVGVDVCMTYERRFYFNLPEVQKALHANRTNLPYSWSMCSSLLNYNEVDGNIDILPLLKRIIRNHIPVWIFSGDQDSVVPLLGSRTLVRELAHDLAFKITVPYGAWFHKGQVGGWMTEYGNLLTFATVRGAAHMVPYAQPSRALHLFSSFVRGRRLPNNTRPSIDE is encoded by the exons ATGTGGTGGCTGGCAGCGGCTGTGGTGCTGGGGCTGGTGGCTGGGGGTGGTTATGCCTTCCCGGAGGAGGATCTGGTGGTCAAATTGCCAGGTCAGCCTCCGGTGAAGTTCAGGCAGTATGCAGGCTATGTCGACGTGGATGTCAAAAATGGGAGGAGtttgttttactattttgtgGAAGCTGCGGATGACCCTCATCACAAGCCCTTGACTTTATGGCTCAATGGAG GCCCGGGTTGCTCATCAATGGGAGGAGGTGCGTTCACGGAGTTAGGTCCTTTCTTTCCTAGAGGAGATGGCCGCAGCCTCCGTGTGAACTCAAAATCGTGGAACAAAG CATCGAATCTTCTGTTTGTTGAGTCTCCAGCCGGTGTAGGGTGGTCGTATTCAAATACCAGCTCAGACTACAAGTGTGGCGATGCATCCACAG CAATGGATATGCACATGTTTATGATGGGATGGTACACAAAGTTTCCTATGTTTCGAACCAGAGATTTATTTCTCACAGGTGAAAGTTATGCCG GGCATTACATCCCGCAGTTAGCTATTGCTCTTCTCGACCACAACGAGCATTCTAAAGACTTCAAGTTCAACATTAAGGGTGTTGCT ATTGGCAACCCTCTTCTAAGGCTTGATCGTGATGTTCCAGCAACGTACGAATTTTTCTGGTCACACGGAATGATTTCAGATGAAGTTGGGCTTGCCATTATGAATGACTGTGAGTTCGATGATTATACATTTGCTAGTCCGCACAATGTGTCTAAATCCTGCAACGAGGCCATATCCGAGGCAGTTGAGATTGTTGGTGATTATATTAACAGTTATGATGTTATTCTGGATGTGTGCTATCCATCCATTGTAGAGCAAGAATTGCGACTCAAGAAACTG GCTACCAAGATCAGTGTTGGAGTAGACGTCTGCATGACCTACGAGAGGCGCTTCTACTTCAACCTTCCCGAGGTTCAGAAGGCGCTACATGCAAATCGAACCAATCTACCGTATAGTTGGTCTATGTGCAGCAG CCTTCTGAACTACAACGAGGTAGACGGTAACATTGACATTCTTCCTTTGCTAAAGAGGATCATTCGAAATCACATTCCAGTTTGGATTTTTAG TGGGGATCAAGATTCGGTTGTGCCTTTACTTGGTTCACGTACATTAGTACGTGAGCTTGCTCATGATCTTGCGTTCAAGATCACAGTACCATATGGAGCATGGTTCCATAAAGGACAGGTGGGAGGTTGGATGACTGAGTATGGAAACTTGCTGACTTTCGCAACGGTTAGAGGTGCTGCTCATATGGTGCCTTATGCACAGCCATCAAGGGCTTTGCATCTCTTCAGCTCATTTGTTCGAGGCAGGCGCCTGCCAAACAACACGCGGCCTTCCATCGATGAATAA
- the LOC125217748 gene encoding serine carboxypeptidase-like 42 isoform X1, giving the protein MQRKGGFLISFSEMWWLAAAVVLGLVAGGGYAFPEEDLVVKLPGQPPVKFRQYAGYVDVDVKNGRSLFYYFVEAADDPHHKPLTLWLNGGPGCSSMGGGAFTELGPFFPRGDGRSLRVNSKSWNKASNLLFVESPAGVGWSYSNTSSDYKCGDASTAMDMHMFMMGWYTKFPMFRTRDLFLTGESYAGHYIPQLAIALLDHNEHSKDFKFNIKGVAIGNPLLRLDRDVPATYEFFWSHGMISDEVGLAIMNDCEFDDYTFASPHNVSKSCNEAISEAVEIVGDYINSYDVILDVCYPSIVEQELRLKKLATKISVGVDVCMTYERRFYFNLPEVQKALHANRTNLPYSWSMCSSLLNYNEVDGNIDILPLLKRIIRNHIPVWIFSGDQDSVVPLLGSRTLVRELAHDLAFKITVPYGAWFHKGQVGGWMTEYGNLLTFATVRGAAHMVPYAQPSRALHLFSSFVRGRRLPNNTRPSIDE; this is encoded by the exons ATGCAGAGGAAAGGCGGtttcttgatttcattttctgaGATGTGGTGGCTGGCAGCGGCTGTGGTGCTGGGGCTGGTGGCTGGGGGTGGTTATGCCTTCCCGGAGGAGGATCTGGTGGTCAAATTGCCAGGTCAGCCTCCGGTGAAGTTCAGGCAGTATGCAGGCTATGTCGACGTGGATGTCAAAAATGGGAGGAGtttgttttactattttgtgGAAGCTGCGGATGACCCTCATCACAAGCCCTTGACTTTATGGCTCAATGGAG GCCCGGGTTGCTCATCAATGGGAGGAGGTGCGTTCACGGAGTTAGGTCCTTTCTTTCCTAGAGGAGATGGCCGCAGCCTCCGTGTGAACTCAAAATCGTGGAACAAAG CATCGAATCTTCTGTTTGTTGAGTCTCCAGCCGGTGTAGGGTGGTCGTATTCAAATACCAGCTCAGACTACAAGTGTGGCGATGCATCCACAG CAATGGATATGCACATGTTTATGATGGGATGGTACACAAAGTTTCCTATGTTTCGAACCAGAGATTTATTTCTCACAGGTGAAAGTTATGCCG GGCATTACATCCCGCAGTTAGCTATTGCTCTTCTCGACCACAACGAGCATTCTAAAGACTTCAAGTTCAACATTAAGGGTGTTGCT ATTGGCAACCCTCTTCTAAGGCTTGATCGTGATGTTCCAGCAACGTACGAATTTTTCTGGTCACACGGAATGATTTCAGATGAAGTTGGGCTTGCCATTATGAATGACTGTGAGTTCGATGATTATACATTTGCTAGTCCGCACAATGTGTCTAAATCCTGCAACGAGGCCATATCCGAGGCAGTTGAGATTGTTGGTGATTATATTAACAGTTATGATGTTATTCTGGATGTGTGCTATCCATCCATTGTAGAGCAAGAATTGCGACTCAAGAAACTG GCTACCAAGATCAGTGTTGGAGTAGACGTCTGCATGACCTACGAGAGGCGCTTCTACTTCAACCTTCCCGAGGTTCAGAAGGCGCTACATGCAAATCGAACCAATCTACCGTATAGTTGGTCTATGTGCAGCAG CCTTCTGAACTACAACGAGGTAGACGGTAACATTGACATTCTTCCTTTGCTAAAGAGGATCATTCGAAATCACATTCCAGTTTGGATTTTTAG TGGGGATCAAGATTCGGTTGTGCCTTTACTTGGTTCACGTACATTAGTACGTGAGCTTGCTCATGATCTTGCGTTCAAGATCACAGTACCATATGGAGCATGGTTCCATAAAGGACAGGTGGGAGGTTGGATGACTGAGTATGGAAACTTGCTGACTTTCGCAACGGTTAGAGGTGCTGCTCATATGGTGCCTTATGCACAGCCATCAAGGGCTTTGCATCTCTTCAGCTCATTTGTTCGAGGCAGGCGCCTGCCAAACAACACGCGGCCTTCCATCGATGAATAA